GGTTGGGGTCTTGGGAGCGGCAGTCTGCTGCTTGCCGGCTGCTGGAGATGGAGCCATTGTGTTAGATTCCTGTGGTGTAAATGGAGTAGAGCTTCGTGAAGATCGTGAAGATGCGTAACGTCGTCGTGAGAGTGGTGATCTAGTGGGTGTAGGAGGAAAGGAGTAGTACGCGTATTGATTAGAGTTGCTTGTCATGCAATCGCAAGGCCAATGACGGAGCAAAAAAAAGAGGAGGTTCTGTGAAAGTGTGGCTAGAGGCCCGGACTCACGTTTGATATATCATGCAGCTAAGATCCAGGAGGCACAGGGCAGGTAGTCTTCCTTGGTGAGCACACAGCATACTCCGGCAGCCGCCTGAGTAGCATAGAATGACGTATCGAGAGCTTGCCGACATTGACAAGGGAGCTTCGATAGCTCACGCCTCGTGTGGCCAGTGACGGGCCACTGGGGGCTGGACAAGCAGGTTTCTGTAACGATGAGCGCCACTCTTCTTGGTCGTCTATGCTGGTCGAGAACGGCAAGCTGCTTGTGACTTCATTGCGGGTGTCCACTCTGGTCGACGCGTGATGTCACATTCTTCCAGCCTCGGAAGACGGTCCAGCGATTGCAACAATGCCAGTGCAGGTAGGGCCGGAAGGTGGCCTCCATAGTGCTTTCGAATCCTCTGCTTGCCAGCTCGCGTGGTGGCGAAGTACCAAGCACCCGATACGCATCTACATGCAAAGCTGTGGCCAGACTGCCGTGAAAGACCGAATGCCTTGCCCGGTTCCACGAGGTAGGAATAGTGGAGCACACACGTCTTCTGCCAACTTCAGCGGATCGTCGATAAAACATCCCTGTCAAACATGCAGCAGCCCCTCGAGCCACCAACAGCAGCGGCATTCGAAACGCGGAGAAAGGTCAAGTGTGTGTATGCAAAAGGGCAGCTGCATTGCATTAGTACCGCTTCCAAGTTTTGAGCTCGTAGGTTAGAAAGGGAGTGAGGTCGTCCTGGCAAATGCTAAAGCACATGGCGCAGCCGTTCAGCGCCTAACGCTGCAACGACCGCGTGCGGAGGACCCTTGCCGTGAACTCTATGCGCCGGGGGGCCACGAACGCTGATGAAAGTATGATATCAAGCCACAGGACAGGTTTCAGTGCAGTCCAGTGTCCTTGCTGCACGACATGAAGAACGTCGCACAAAGTGTTGCATCATCTGATTTGTCGCGTCAGGCATTTGGTAACGAGCATGCGGCGCTGATCCGATGGGCTCCCAAGCCGCGACACGTCAAGTTGTCCTGCAGGTCGTACGCGATCTTGGAGTCTGCGGATTGATGCGGCTGTGAGACCTGGCAATATACCTCTTCATCGTGGCGCGTGCTGTCGTGTCGAGCTTTCGTGCCTCGTTGAGAAGCGCATACAGATGTCCTGCGAGAAGCCGTAGCAGTGTGGTGGTCCATCAATAACTGGCACGACCACGCGGTCTGCTCAATCGGACGGTCAGTACTCTCAGATCATCGGGCGGAGGTCTCACGACTGCTTCTCCACCAATCCAAGTCCCCAACAAGGTCCGTCCGGATCCTCTCACGTCTCCTTCAGGTGTCAGGTCCGAAGCCAGAGGTTTCTTGGGACAAGTTTGAGTGTGCAGAACAACGCGGGAAGTGGCTCATCGGAGCCCGGCTGTGTGGCACGTTCAAGTGAAGGTCGAGCCGGATTCGAGCGGCTGGAAAGCGACGGCGCGGGCAGAGCAGGGAATGAGCCCTGCTCCATCAGCCACAATGATGTCGGCGTCGCTACAGCCCGTTCCGCATACTCGTTCCTGCCAAGACTGGACGATGTCGCGATGGCATCAGATGATGGTTCATGATGGTCTGTACATTGCAACGTTTCACCATGAATACTGAGAATTCAGACCGTGCTGCTTACGCCAAACGCGTGCGATTTATGCGAGCTTTATCATGAGCGCCTTCGTCACGCGTGGTGGTGACATCTCGCGACGCATCCACCCATTTGTGGGAACCGTGACGACCTGTGGTGGAGTGCCGCCGACGACGACTGCTGCATCATTCTCCAGTGAGAAGGTGCTTGGGTGAGAGGGCTACTCTCACGGCGGCACAGCGCGTGCAATCTGCTCGATGGTTTGTAGTGGAGGTAGAGAGAATTGCACGGGAAGAGATGTCAATCAAGACGTGGGAGTGCATTGTGTGAGCGACTGACCTGACCTGGCCCGGGGCGACTATAGTCTGCCATAGCGAAATCTGGTCACGTAAATTTCCGCCATGCATGGTGCTGGAATGCGTGCTCGGTGTTGTGGTGGTGTGGTTGCCACCTTAGGATCATGGTGAAGAGCTTGGACGAGATGGAGTCGGAAGAAACTCGAGCACGAGGCGCAGTTACGACGAGGAAGTAACGATGAGCTGGACATCGTCGAGACCAGCGTGTTCGGCGGAGAGCAGGGCAGGTTGCTCCATTTCAGTATGGGCTTCGCCAGCCCTCGCGGTCATCACTACGCCAGCACCTGTGATGGCGGAGACTACAAGGCTATGTGCATCTTTGCAAGATGTACGGCGAAGATAATGGCAGCATCTTTCACACTCTGCCATATGGGTCAAGCATAAAGGCCACTGGCGTAGACGAGCATGGCCAAATAAATGCGCTCGACGGGCGGTCATGCCTCGTGCCTTCATTCCCGTCCGGCCAATATGAGCAACCATTCTGAATTGTAGGTCAAACGACCGCGCTGTTACCTTTCAGTAGATAAATATATCACCCCTAGGTCATGGAGACCGTGAGCAAACCTGGAATACTTTCACCCAACCTGTCTTAGTCATCTAGTGCTCTTATGGTACCGTGCCAGCTAAACACATGGGACGACAGCGCCGTGTCCCACGGGAAGGAACGTACTTTCTCACGACTAGAGCCCTGCTCTTCATATAGCCAGTGTAATCTTCTACCTGTCTAAGTGTGCGTCTAGTGCTATCGGGACCTCCTCGCAACATCTTGTCCCGTTCACTGCTGTTTTTAATTGCTTGAAAAGCACATTGTTGAAGCACCTGGTCGTGACCATGTATCCGTGGTCGAATCATACCTGCCATGGTCAGAATCACAACGATGGAGATAACGAGACAGTGGCTTGGCTATGGAATGGTATATTGATCACAAGAGGACCATCAATTCAACAGCATGTACGAAATGGTATCAACGCTTTGCCACGAACAACAAGACCGCAACCAACCCAGCCTTTGCCCAACTCCCCCATCACTTCGAAGGAGCATCAATACTCGGCGGCGTCGGCGGCATaacaccaccaccaccatcTGCCCCCTCCACCGTCTGTGTCCCTGGCTCATAAAGCGTAGTCGACGACTTCTGCTCCAGCAACGAAGGACCAGGCCCTTGCTCCGCCTTCCCACCAATAGACCCAAGCCGCCCACTAACCCTCTTCTTAAACCTATAGCTGTAAGACCTGCTCCTAGCAGCCTCCTGCTCCCTCGCAAGAATCTCCCTCTCCCTCGCGGCGCTCTGACTCTTAtccctctcctcctcctccctCTTCCTCTTCTCCTCGGGATTCACCATGTCTTTCGCATGCTGCCTCACGCTCTTTGTCCGTTTCTTCACCTTGATATACCCCTCCAATCCCAGGATGACGGCATAGCTCCGCGACACATTGAGGTGACTCAGATCTGCGCCGGCTTCTTTGAGGCATTTCAGGAACTCGCGGAAGTTCTTTACGGGTGGGGCGTAGTGTCCGCTCAAGGGGGAGAGTTTGCGGATTTGGCCGCGTTTTATTTTTATCAAGCCTGCGGCACTGACACGTGCGCCTTTGAGGAAAGAGGAGTGTTGGAAGGCACCGGATTGTTTTATTCCCACGTAAAGGCGAAATGAGGTGTCCGCGACGAAGATCCAAGTGTTCTTTTTCGTCGTCTTTCGGAGGAGGTGGTTCATGAGCGCATCGACGCTGATATGGTTGAGCTTGTTAAGACCTTTGGCATCATGGAATTCTTCGTTGGCGTACTTGGAGGAGTCTTCGTGGCTGCCAGTGCTGATGGAAGTATTGGTGGAGGATGTATCAGAACCTGAGGCGTACTGCGACGGCTCTGGTTTCTCGCCCGTGGTCACCTCTCGCCATGTTGGTGTATCATCGCTGGCATGGACGATTCCCTCGATACTGTCCTTGAAGTCCGGCGAGGTCGTTATTGGCTTGCCGTTTTTGTCCCAACAGAAGCGACCCCCCTGCTTGTCGATGATGACCATATACTTCTTCCTCTCATCTCGGGACAAATACCTGACCTGCTCCTTATCCAGTCGTTCCCGCGGCCTGTCTTCAAGGTCCAGCTCTTTACCCTCCGCATAATCCAGCCAGTAGAAGAAGTTTTCCTTGGTAGTACTTTTCTTCCATTCCTGGTGGTATCTTCTCAGGTTACTGCCGTATCTGTGCTTCTGATCGACCATTTCCAGGAAGTATTCAAGCCCCATCGTCTTCGCATACTTCTCCCTCTCAGCCTTCTGCTGCCTCTTCACCTTCTGCGCTTCCGCCTGGCTCTCAGTATCGACCTCACTCTCACTGGTATCATCATCCCCAGCTCTTCTCGCGACAGCGCCAACATGCGCCCACCTACTCCTCACTCGCTGCGTGGTCGTCTGGCTTTCAGTGAATTGTTCGTCTCGCGGCTTCGGTCGGGTGGTAAGATTGTACTCGGCTATCTTCTTAGCATGCTGCCATAACGTGGGATCCTTGCCTCGCTGGTGCTCACCTTCCTTGAGTGCCTATCCACGAGTCAGCCAGCTGCGCAGCATACTGGAAGACAAAGACATGAGCTCTTCATACCTCGAGCCACCTCGTGCTTGGATCTAGGCCATATCCCTTGAGTGCCCTCCGCTCTCGATGTCCGCGATAGCTGCGCTGAATCACACGTGCTGCCTTTGCTTCATCGTCAAGCTGGCTGTCTTGCTTCCTCCTCCGTTCCAGTATTTCTTTCCTACGTTCGGCCTGTTCCCTCTCAATCTCGCGCAGAACGTCTGGTGACGGCAATGCTAACGGATCGTGCTTCTTGGCACTATCATCCTCCATCACGACGAAACGATCGAAAAAGATGACCCGAGCGATCTGCCTGGTCCTGTCGCATGCGCATGCCCCGCGCTTGGCAGATACGATCAAGATGTCGGGAACGTGCCAGGGCGCGTGGTTGTAGCGCGGGGCAGTAACAACCAGCCTAGCCCAGCTTCGAGTCTGGAACGTCGACGTCAAAATCCGTCTTAGCAACGTGCAGAGAGTTTTGTCGCAAGCTCCTGCAGTGAATCCTGTTTAATGTTCTCGCCACGACACGTAGATTGGTGGTGGCTGAGGTGCCTATACGAGGGATCTTGCTAGATGCGGAAGGTGTGAAGCTGCGGTGACGGCGGTAAGATACCAAATTGGTGTAGTCACAAGACACTCTTCTTGTGAAGAAGCAAGGAAAGAAGTCATGGAAGCATGAAGACTCACGATGTAAAGCCGGAGACATTGGTAATGACGTGGAGTCGTGCCGGGGTTTCATGCGCCTTGAATGGCCGGCTAATCGAGCTCGTGAGGCCCGAGCGGCGTATATGTGTCGCTCTGAATACAGACACGCAATTGAGACCTAAAAGTCTTCAGCAAGCGGTGTCCTCGCTATCAAAGAGCACCTGCTCAACCCACCTAGGCGCGATGCCCCGCTGACAAGAGCTGGGCCAGTATGGAGAGCTTGCCATAGCCACGAAATCGTCCCTCAAAGACCCATGCCCATACCACCTGCATTGCTCATCTGCGTGTTGATGTTACCATACGGCATCATACCCTGGCTGTAGTCCAGCAAAGGATACTGCCCAGGTCCTTGACTGGTCATCGGCGTATGCGTGTACGACATCTGTACCTGCTGCATCTGCTGATGGTCCGGAAGAGGGTCGTACTGAATCTGCTGATCTTGCTGAAGCTCCTGGTGCAAATCTTGTTGCATATCCTGCTGCATGTCCTGCTGTTGCATGTCCTGGGCTCCTGGCTGCGCTTGTAGATCGTGCGTGTTCATCTCCACGATAATGTCGTTCTCGTTGTCATCGCCAACCGCAGCTCCTGCTTGCTCGCCAGTGTAGTTGTCTGCCTTGGTGAAGCCACCATATCCGTCTGCGCGACCGACAATTTCACCAGTCTTTTGCATCTTGGTTCGTAGTTGGCCCATCTTGCGCTTCATGCGTTCGCGCAGCATCTCGTCGTGAATTGGCGCGTTCCAGTCCCCCTTGTTCATGTCCACAAGCTGGTAGAGCTCACGATACATGGTCTCGAAGGTGTCGAGCTGAGACTGTTGGAAAGCGTAACATTGGTACTGATGCATGAGATCTGCCAGTAGAGCTTGTGCACGCAGTGGCCAGATGTCCTTGCTCTGCACCCACTCAGCAGTCAAATGGTCGCGTCGCCTGCTTCGTCGCTCAAGATCTCTCAGCATACGTTCTTGCCGCTCGGCCGTTCTCTTCTTCGACTCCTCGATCTTCTTCTTGCTTCGACTGTCTCGCTTCGGAACGTTCGGGATTACGGCGTTGGGGTTGTACAGAGTACTCGGACCTTGTCGCTTTGGTGCAGGCTTCGTCACTGAAACTGGCGATGCTGATACGCTGCTGTTTTTGCGACTCTGAATCTGGCGCATCTTGAGCTTGAGTTCGACCTCACGCTTCGCAAGTGCAATCTGCTGGAGCTGGAGCTCAATCGTCTCCTCGTCTTCGGGAAGGTCGGCGTCGAGGTTCATGGGCGTGGAGAATGACTGCTGCGGACTCGATTGTTGCTGCTGCAGCGCGCGAGCCATCTGTGCTTCGACGGATTGTGCAGTTTGCTGAGCCATTGGCGCGTAGGGCGACTGGTATTGTGCGTTATTCTGGGGCTGTGCGGTGGTGTCCATGGTGGTGTCGCCCTCTTCCTCGTCCTCCTCGTCATCGTCATCCTCGCCCGTGCCACTCTTGCGTCTGGTGTTCTTCATCTTGACCTTGTCACCCTTGCGCTCGAACACCCGGCGGATAGTTCGCGTGCCGACCACAATATTGTACTTGTCGTAGAGCCACCACAGCATGTCATCCACCGACATTTCCGGCTTCTCCTTTACATGTTCGAAGAGTGCCTGTCAAACGCGTCAGCTGTTGTCTGAAGCTACGCGCAACCACGATATCACTAACCTGTTCCACGTCTGGAGTGAGGACGCGATGGCGCCCAGTACGAGCTTCCGGAGGCTGTTGCGGCATGTTGTCAGCCTTGTCGAGATCTGATGTCGTTGTTGATCGCTTCACTGCTCTCACCTTGCCGATGCGTCCAGTGCGTTCTAACCTGCAGTCCGCGATCAGTCTGGTCTCGAGGCAGGTGAAAGCGTAGGCATGTCCACTTACTCTAGCTTCCATCTGCGGATAGTGCGATCAGAGACACCCGTCTCCTTCTCAATAGACTCCTCATCGCGACCCGCCTCTAGTAGGCCCTTGACATGAAGCCGCCTGCGAGTAATGATATGTCAGTGAGGGAAGAGATAGACAGCAGTGTGTCGCACTTACTGTTCCTCGCTGTACGCTTTCCCCTGCAGAAAGAAGTTAGTATCAGAGGTACACTACAAACAAAAGGACCATTATACTCATCAACTCACCATGGCGTATGTCGTCGCCGAGCGGACAGGATATAAGTCAGTGACGATGGTAGAGGAACACTTCAAAAAGTAGAGCGAACGTTGGATCGC
Above is a genomic segment from Fulvia fulva chromosome 3, complete sequence containing:
- a CDS encoding IQ domain-containing protein IQM4 codes for the protein MEDDSAKKHDPLALPSPDVLREIEREQAERRKEILERRRKQDSQLDDEAKAARVIQRSYRGHRERRALKGYGLDPSTRWLEALKEAEYNLTTRPKPRDEQFTESQTTTQRVRSRWAHVGAVARRAGDDDTSESEVDTESQAEAQKVKRQQKAEREKYAKTMGLEYFLEMVDQKHRYGSNLRRYHQEWKKSTTKENFFYWLDYAEGKELDLEDRPRERLDKEQVRYLSRDERKKYMVIIDKQGGRFCWDKNGKPITTSPDFKDSIEGIVHASDDTPTWREVTTGEKPEPSQYASGSDTSSTNTSISTGSHEDSSKYANEEFHDAKGLNKLNHISVDALMNHLLRKTTKKNTWIFVADTSFRLYVGIKQSGAFQHSSFLKGARVSAAGLIKIKRGQIRKLSPLSGHYAPPVKNFREFLKCLKEAGADLSHLNVSRSYAVILGLEGYIKVKKRTKSVRQHAKDMVNPEEKRKREEEERDKSQSAAREREILAREQEAARSRSYSYRFKKRVSGRLGSIGGKAEQGPGPSLLEQKSSTTLYEPGTQTVEGADGGGGVMPPTPPSIDAPSK